The sequence GATCTGGATTGAACATGTGGGGAACAACGACGCCTCGGCAGAGGCGGGGTCGATCAGCTGGGTACATGGGGACCGATTCCCACCCCTGCGACTCGATCGCGATGCAATCTATCTCGGAACTCTGCCAGCTGCTGCGAAGGAAGTGTCCTTGACGCTCAGTGGGCAGGCGGGCGGACAAGCGATCAAGCTGCAACTCACTGGCGATATCGAAGCCAGCAACCCTGACATGGCGTTCCTGCCTGGCTTGATTGCGGACCACAACGCCGGCCACGGATTGATGCTGCCGACAGCGGGATCACCGATGCTACGACAGACAGCGGCGATGCTCACCCAGCGAGCCGAAACACTCACCGAAGCAGGCAGCATGGCGTTGCAGCAGGGTAACTTGCGAGGGGCCAAAGCGATTGCGGAAAAAGCGTTGCGTGATGATCCTAATAATCCGCAAGCAAAAGCACTATTGGAACTATCGGACCCTTCTCAGCAAACCCTCATCGTCCAAAACCCCGGCGGTGAGGAATCCATGGAGGATTTATTCGGCGAAGATGCGGGCAACCCCTTCGGCAACGCTGCCGACGACGCGTTCGGTGGTGATGCCGCCGGCGAGGCCAGCGACCCGTTCAGCGATGACTCGGCTGCAGCGGCAGAGCTTCCCGCTGGCGGCAGTGATGCTGCGATGGACAGCGATGATCCGTTCAGTGAACCCGCTGGAGCAGGCCAACCGGCCGAAGCCCCTGCCGCTGACGACCCATTCGGCGCAGCCGAGCCGGCTCAGCCAGCCGCTCCGGCGAATAATGCGGGGCTCGACGAGGCAGCAGCACCGTCGGCAACGGTGGATGATCCCTTCGGTGCCGGTGATGCACCAGCTCCCGTGCAACCACTTGATTCACGTCCTGTGAATCCGCCAGCTGGGATGGGAGCCCCTGGGAATTTCGGTGGCTCGATGATGGACATTCCACCGGGTGATGACGAACTGCGCGAAACCGGCGGGGAATTGCTGCAGAACGTTGATAGCCTGCGTTCACGTCAAGAAGGACGACTCCGCGCTGAAGTCCGAGCCCAACTCCGCGAAGCGACGCGTCAGATTCGACAAGATCCCGTCGGTGTGGCGGGGCGGCTGAAGAGTTTGCTCGCACGTGTGCAAACGACTCCCGATATTGATCCTCAGCTGCGTCGGGAATTGGTCGGCGAAGTTCGTGCCGCGATTCAAAACGCATCCTCGCGAGAAGCTCGGTTTCTCGAACAGCAAGTGAACTTGGAGGCTCAATCGGCTGCCGCGACCTCACAGGCTCGTCTGCTCGACGAAACCTTCCGGCGTGAGGCCCGCTTGAAAACACTCACCGCCCAGATGAATGCGTTGATCGATGAAGGTCGCTACACCGAAGCGGACGGGGCGGTTTCGTTGGAGATTGCTAGAATCTCAGGCGATACGATCACTTTCGATAGTGTGTTGGGACGTCACGTGACCGATCAAACACTCGCGCTGCAGACGTTCGCACGAGATCGTCGCTACCGCGAATTGCGGGAACGTAACTTCATCGATGCCATGTCGCTGGTCCTGAAATCTGCGATCCCGTTCGTGGACGATCCCCCGATCGTTTATCCCGATGCCGACGTGTGGCAGCGGCTCAGCCGCCACCGGATTGAACGTTATGGTGCGATCGAATTGGTCGGCGATAGCGAAACGGAACGTCGCATTGAGTCTTCACTCGATGATGAAACTTCACAGCGATTCCCAGACACGCCACTCAATGAAGCGGTGCGTATCATCGCCGAGGCTCATGACATTCCTATCTTGATCAATCGGACGGCTCTGGAAGGCATTGGATTGACCGAGGATACCCCAGTTAATATTTCACTGGAAAACGTTTCCTTGCGATCGTTCCTGCGGCTGATGCTGCGGGACCTCGAATTGACGTACATGATTCAGGACGAAGTGTTGAGCATCACCACCCGTGACGATGCCGATACCAACCTGGTGACCAAGGTTTACCCTGTCGGTGACCTCGTCGTCCCCATCATTCAGATGGGCGGCATGGGCGGCGGCATGGGTGGCGGCATGGGTGGCGGCATGGGCGGCGGCATGGGCGGCGGCATGGGCGGCGGCATGGGCGGCATGGGTGGCGGCATGGGCGGCATGGGCGGCGGCATGGGTGGTATGGGCGGCGGTATGGGGGGCGGCATGTTCGTGATCCCCGACGAGCATTCCCTACGTGACAAAACTGGCCAGGCTGCACCCAAATCAGCCGACCAGACGACCAAGCCGGCGATCTCACGCGATGCCAACGATTACGCTCCGATTCGATTAACCGCCAAGGAGGGTCAGTCTGTCGACGATCTGTGGCGTAGCTACTTCGCTGGACTCAAGATCGATTCGGTCGAACAGTTGACCGTGCTCGATCGACGCGTCAAAGCGACTGTGGGCGAACTGAATGTCAAAGCAGCGGCATTCCAAGCTGACGGTGACGATTCGAGTTCTCGTGCGAAATTCGATGAAATTCGCGCAGTCATTGCCGGTGCGATCTCAGCAGGTCAGATCCAGCCCTGGATGTATCAAGCCTACGCAATTGCGTTGGTGGCGATCGACGCACCTGACTCTGAGGTGGAGCGTGCGTTGCTCTCAGCAGTGGACTTCGCCGAAACCCCCGATGACGTGCTCAACGTGATTGGGCGACTCGAATCGATTCGCCGTGATGCAGTGGCGTTGAAATTGTGCCGACAGTTGTCAGCAGTCGATCCCGACCGCCGCGAACCCTACGTGACGGGCCTGCGGCTGGCCAAACGACTCGATAGTCCCAGTGATCTCGCTTGGGCTTGCGAAGGCGTGCTGGGACAAGCATGGCCCGAACAGATGCAACCACTGGTTGACGAAGCTCGGCTGCTCGCTCGGGCGACGCACCAGGAACTCGTCGAGAGCGGCGATACCGAGGCTGCAGCTATGTTTAGCGAGGCACTCCGGCGTGCCACCTCGCACGATGTGATCGTGCGGGTGTGCTGGACTGGCGATGCCGATATTGACCTGGCCGTCGAAGAGCCTGCGGGAACCGTCTGTTCGCTCGATACACCCGTCAGCGCCGGAGGTGGAACGTTGTTGGGCGATGCCTTCCCTGGCGTGGGAAATGATCCGTCCGGGCAAATCTGTGAAACATATCTCTGCCCACGAGGTTTCAGTGGCGAATATCGTCTTTCACTCAATCGGATCTGGGGCAACGTTGCTACCGGTAAAGTCACCGTGGACATCCTCACGGATGTGGGACGGCCCACCCAACGTGTGATTCACCAGCAGATCCCATTGATGGAGAAAAACGCTCGGGTAATCTTCGAGGTTAAATCGGGACAACGGCATGAGGAACTCGCCCAAGCCCAACTCGCTCACCTCGCCGACTTTGGTCGCAAGGCAGAGCGGGAATTGCTCGGTCAGTTTGCCGGTCCAACTGTGGGCGGTGGCAACAATGCCGCGATGCAGCAGTTTCTCCGTGATTTCCCAGCTTTGGCGGCTTCATCTTCCTCCGATGGTTATTCCCCGATTGGTGGGGGCGCGTTGGGCCTCGGTCCGGGCGGGTTCGGCCCGGGAGGATTCGTCCCGCAGGGCGCCGTAGGATATCAGCCGGTCATCGAGACCATTCCCGAAGGAGCGATGTTGATGGCCCTCGCGATCATCTCGGCAGACCGCCGCTACGTGCGAATCACACCTTCCCCTAGTTTCATGCAGATTGGTGAGATCTACACGTTCAACTTCGTCTCGGGTGAGACGGGAACGAGCGGTACCGGCAC comes from Allorhodopirellula heiligendammensis and encodes:
- a CDS encoding VWA domain-containing protein, with the translated sequence MKMLSAFSPPTVPSSAPLPPKSLLHHVPRITAAFVPGSVRLHRFTRVVVAGVLFVGIGAAAAPVEAASPATGESGLKVATTTRIASNQGQADSQAIAISVQPSADEAMMAAASNIPTDVVVMVDTSASQVGDFRTDSLTAVKMLLRRLEDQNTRVQLFAGDVDAVALTDQFTPALASEVIAGVKQLDRRLPLGNTNLGALLDRAASSLAQRSDDHARSIIYIGDGTSLDSTQDAARFERLVDSLRAEHITVHAIVVGPTKNLATVGILANQTGGVIGVVGDDSAQSGAAVIARGVADSAHMAPIWIEHVGNNDASAEAGSISWVHGDRFPPLRLDRDAIYLGTLPAAAKEVSLTLSGQAGGQAIKLQLTGDIEASNPDMAFLPGLIADHNAGHGLMLPTAGSPMLRQTAAMLTQRAETLTEAGSMALQQGNLRGAKAIAEKALRDDPNNPQAKALLELSDPSQQTLIVQNPGGEESMEDLFGEDAGNPFGNAADDAFGGDAAGEASDPFSDDSAAAAELPAGGSDAAMDSDDPFSEPAGAGQPAEAPAADDPFGAAEPAQPAAPANNAGLDEAAAPSATVDDPFGAGDAPAPVQPLDSRPVNPPAGMGAPGNFGGSMMDIPPGDDELRETGGELLQNVDSLRSRQEGRLRAEVRAQLREATRQIRQDPVGVAGRLKSLLARVQTTPDIDPQLRRELVGEVRAAIQNASSREARFLEQQVNLEAQSAAATSQARLLDETFRREARLKTLTAQMNALIDEGRYTEADGAVSLEIARISGDTITFDSVLGRHVTDQTLALQTFARDRRYRELRERNFIDAMSLVLKSAIPFVDDPPIVYPDADVWQRLSRHRIERYGAIELVGDSETERRIESSLDDETSQRFPDTPLNEAVRIIAEAHDIPILINRTALEGIGLTEDTPVNISLENVSLRSFLRLMLRDLELTYMIQDEVLSITTRDDADTNLVTKVYPVGDLVVPIIQMGGMGGGMGGGMGGGMGGGMGGGMGGGMGGMGGGMGGMGGGMGGMGGGMGGGMFVIPDEHSLRDKTGQAAPKSADQTTKPAISRDANDYAPIRLTAKEGQSVDDLWRSYFAGLKIDSVEQLTVLDRRVKATVGELNVKAAAFQADGDDSSSRAKFDEIRAVIAGAISAGQIQPWMYQAYAIALVAIDAPDSEVERALLSAVDFAETPDDVLNVIGRLESIRRDAVALKLCRQLSAVDPDRREPYVTGLRLAKRLDSPSDLAWACEGVLGQAWPEQMQPLVDEARLLARATHQELVESGDTEAAAMFSEALRRATSHDVIVRVCWTGDADIDLAVEEPAGTVCSLDTPVSAGGGTLLGDAFPGVGNDPSGQICETYLCPRGFSGEYRLSLNRIWGNVATGKVTVDILTDVGRPTQRVIHQQIPLMEKNARVIFEVKSGQRHEELAQAQLAHLADFGRKAERELLGQFAGPTVGGGNNAAMQQFLRDFPALAASSSSDGYSPIGGGALGLGPGGFGPGGFVPQGAVGYQPVIETIPEGAMLMALAIISADRRYVRITPSPSFMQIGEIYTFNFVSGETGTSGTGTGGGTGGTGGGTGGATGGAAAGGGGVF